From the genome of Alkalimarinus coralli:
TTAGAGGGGCGGATGGTGAGATTGAGCAGGTTAATGTCTCACTAGTACCTGACACTGTTGGAAATGATGCGCCAGAAGGAATTAGGCCTCGCGGCGTCATTCACTGGGTCTCAGCTGAATGTGGTGTGCCCGCTGAAATTCGCCTCTACGATAGGTTGTTTAATCATGAGTCGCCTGATCAGGGAGAGGAAGATTTTATCTCGTATATTAATTCCGAAAGCCTGTCGATTATTTCTGCGGTAGTTGAGCCTTCTATTGCTGATTGTGAGCCTGAGTCTTCGTTCCAGTTCGAGCGTGAGGGGTATTTTGTGGCTGATCGTTATGATCATGCAGCTGGAAGGCCTGTGTTCAATATGACTATAGGCTTGAGAGATACATGGGCTAATAAGTAGCTTGTTTAGTGTTGATTTGTTTTTTGTAAGAGGTTTTACCTCAAATAATAGTTGTCTATTTAGGGTTTTATTTAATGTCGCTTCAAATTTTTAATACGTTAACTCGCAAAAAAGATGTCTTCGTTCCTTTGGAGGAAAATAAAGTGAAGATGTATGTCTGTGGAATGACAGTCTATGACTACTGTCATCTGGGGCATGCGAGGGTATTGGTTTGCTTTGATGTGATAGTCCGTTATTTAAGGTCGCAAGGTTATGACGTGACCTATGTAAGAAATATCACGGATATTGATGACAAAATTTTAAATAGGGCGAATGAAAATGGAGAAAAATTTACCTCATTAACAGAGCGCTTTATTGATGCAATGCATGAAGATGAAGCCAGGTTAAATGTTAAAAAGCCTGATTTTGAACCTAAAGCGACTGCTCATATTGCAGAAATCATAAAGATGATTGAGCAATTGATCAGCAATGGCTTTGCGTACGCGGCTCCGAACGGCGATGTTTACTACTCGGTTCAGAAATTCCCAACCTATGGCCAGTTGTCGAAGAAAAATCTTGAAGAGTTGTTGGCTGGTGCGCGTGTAGACGTTGAAGACTTGAAGCAAGATCCAAGGGACTTTGCGCTTTGGAAGTCGGCTAAGCAAGGTGAGGTGAGTTGGAACAGTCCGTGGGGTGAGGGGCGTCCAGGCTGGCATATTGAGTGCTCTGCTATGTCGACCTGCTGCCTTGGGGATACATTTGATATTCATGGTGGTGGGCCTGACCTGCCATTCCCTCATCATGAAAATGAAATTGCCCAATCAGAAGGGGCGACAGGGCAGAAGTATGTGAATTACTGGATGCACGCCGGCGCAATAAGGGTTAACAAAGAGAAGATGTCAAAATCTCTAGGTAACTTCTTTACTATTCGGGATGTGTTGGAAAGCTATCCTGCAGAGGTTGTACGATATTTTCTGGTGTCCAGCCATTATCGCAGTCAGGTTGACTACTCTGAAGGAAGCCTTAAGGAGGCTCAGTCAGCATTGTCCCGTTTATATACGGCGTTAAGAGATGTTTTGCCGGTCGAGACTGTCGGTGATGACTCGGATTATTTAAATGAATATCGAGCTCGATTTCAGAGTGCGATGAATGATGATTTTAATACTCCGGAGGCCTTGGCGGTGATGTTTGATCTTGTTAAAGAGCTTAATCGAGCTAAAGCGGACTCAGATGGGCGAGTAGGGAAGCTGGCAGGCTTGCTCAAGGAGTTTGGTGAAATCTTGGGGGTTCTGCAGTTGGACGCGGAAGCTTTTCTAAAATCCAGCGGAAGTTTTGGAGAAGATCTTATAAGTGAAGAGGAGGTTGAAATGTTAATTGCCGATCGGGTCAATGCAAGAAATAGTAAAGATTGGGCTGAATCTGACCGTATAAGAGACTATCTAAAGGATGCAGGCATAATTCTGGATGACAGAAAAGAGGGAACTGTCTGGCGGCGAGGGTAGAGATTTTAAGGTTGAATCCAAGTTGTAAGTGTTAGATGCAAGAAAGAGCGCCAAAATAGCGCTCTTTTTTGTTATGCTTTCACCCAATAAATGCGGGTCTCTTTATGAGTGGAGTTTGTCCGCTGCATAAAGTGTGTTCTCCATAAGGGTTGCGACTGTCATTGGGCCGACCCCTCCGGGAACGGGTGTGATCCAGCTTGCATTCTCTTTGGCTGTATCAAATTCAATGTCGCCAACAAGTTTTCCCGAATCGAGTCGGTTAATGCCTACGTCAATTACAATGGCGCCAGGCTTGATCCATTCCCCTTTAACTATCCCTGGTTTTCCAACTGCCACTACTACAATGTCAGCTTGAGAGATTTTCTGGTCTAGGTTTTGTGTGAATCGGTGGGTCGTTGTTACCGTGCAGCCCGCTAGTAATAGCTCAAGCCCCATGGGTCTGCCAACAATATTTGAAGCGCCAACAATGACGGCGTCCTTTCCTCTAATGGTTTCACCTGTGCTTTCAAGCAGGGTCATGATTCCTTTTGGTGTGCATGGCCTCAGTAGTGGGAGTCTTTGTGCTAGCTTACCCAGGTTAAACGGGTGAAACCCGTCTACGTCTTTATCAGGACGAATTTGCTCAAGAATCTTGTCTGCGTTCAAATGTTGAGGGAGGGGGAGTTGCACCAGGATGCCATCAATCTCCCTGTCCTCGTTTAACCGATCTACTAATACTTCTAGCTCTTCTTGTGTTGCTGATGATTCAAGCTTGTATGAGCGTGAGTGGAAGCCGACCTCTTCACAAGCGTTGGTTTTATTCTTTACATAAACCTGTGAGGCCGCATCTTCGCCGACAAGAACGACTGCCAGGCCAGGCACTCTAAGTCCTTTGTTGACCCGTTCTTTAACTCCGTCTGCTACTTTTTTTCTAACTGATGCAGCAATTGCTTTGCCGTCAATGAGATTTGCGCTCATATGAGTGTCTTCGCCTATTGATTAATGTATGGAAACGTAAAACAAACTATGCGTATATTTTCTCATGCTGGTAGCTGAATAAAAAGAGCTGATTAATCGTTATACTGAAATGAGTGAGCAGCAATTAAATGCTGCTTAGCTGCTATTTACACAATTTCCTGTTTGTAAAAATAAATATGCATGCAGTGGTTGACGGATGTTGAAACCGGCTGTATTATTCGCGCCATCTTGTTGAGACACAGAAGAACGAGACGGGGTATAGCGCAGTCTGGTAGCGCGCCTGCTTTGGGAGCAGGATGTCGGGAGTTCGAATCTCTCTACCCCGACCAATTAGTTTGTTTTATGGCTGGTTGTGGTTTTTGTGTCTTGTTGGATCGGGATCTATGCGCCCGTAGCTCAGCTGGATAGAGCAACGGCCTTCTAAGCCGTGGGTCGCAGGTTCGAATCCTGCCGGGCGCGCCATATTAGGTAGCTGGCAGAGAAAGATTCAATACAAGTGATGGTGGGCGTAGCTCAGTTGGTAGAGCTCAGGATTGTGATTCCTGCGGTCGCGGGTTCGATCCCCGTCGCCCACCCCAACTTTCTAATATCTAAGGGTATTCTAAGGTTGGTAAATAGTGTATAGTTAAAAAATGCGAAAGTGGCGGAATTGGTAGACGCGCTGGATTTAGGTTCCAGTATCGCAAGATGTGAGAGTTCGAGTCTCTCCTTTCGCACCACGTTTTAAGTGGTGATCCTTCAGAAAGTTCTCAGAGCGCTCAGCTCGATTTAATCTAAAAAATTGACTTGTTTATTGGTGTGATTCAATCGTACTGTTGTGCCTATTTCTGTGTGTTTTAGGTTGTATCTGGGCAGGAATATAAAATATAATTCCCTGTTTTATCATACGTGGTTTAGCGAAATCGCAGTCAGTGCATTACCGAGTTTTTCGGTTTCCTGTTAATTAGACTTCTAATTAACGGTTCCAGATGTGTAGAGTATATTGTCATATATTTTAGCATTGGGTGTTTGGTCGTGATCTCATTAGCCTTTATGAGGGTGGTGAGGCTAGGCTTTACCTTTTAAGTAATAATTAGAAATTAGATTCGAGGATCTTCCATGCAAGTTTCCGTTGAAACGACGTCTTCAATCGAACGTCGCATGACTATCGGTGTTCCTGCGGAGCAGGTAGAAAGCGAAGTGCAAAAGCGTCTACAGCAGACTGCTAAAACTGTTAAGATTAATGGCTTTCGCCCAGGCAAAGTGCCTTTTAATGTTGTTAAGAAGCGTTATGGGCAAGGTGTTCGTCAAGAGGTTCTTGGTGAAGTGATGCGCAATGCTTATGTAGAAGCGTTGGCAGAAGAAAAAATCACCCCTGCTGGCTACCCGAAATTTGAGACCAAGTCTGTAGAAGACGGAAAGGATCTTGAGTTTGTAGCGGTGTTTGATGTATATCCAGAGTTTGAACCAGCCGATATGTCGGGCATTTCAATCGAGCGCGAAACTGCTGAAATTAAGAAAACTGACATCAAAAATATGATCGATGTTTTGCGTCGTCAGCATGCTACTCCGAAGTCTGTTAAGCGTAAGGCTAAGAAGAAAGACGTACTGACTATTGATTTTAAGGGGACGATCGATGGCGAGGAGTTTGCTGGTGGTAGTGCGGAAGACTCTAAAGTAACACTAGGGTCGGGTCAGATGATTCCTGGCTTCGAGGATGGGTTGATCGGTTCCAAGCCTGGTGAAGAGCTTACGCTTGACGTAACGTTCCCTGAAGACTACCAGAATAAGGAACTTGCCGGTAAGGCAGCTCAGTTCGCTGTAACCG
Proteins encoded in this window:
- the cysS gene encoding cysteine--tRNA ligase, translated to MSLQIFNTLTRKKDVFVPLEENKVKMYVCGMTVYDYCHLGHARVLVCFDVIVRYLRSQGYDVTYVRNITDIDDKILNRANENGEKFTSLTERFIDAMHEDEARLNVKKPDFEPKATAHIAEIIKMIEQLISNGFAYAAPNGDVYYSVQKFPTYGQLSKKNLEELLAGARVDVEDLKQDPRDFALWKSAKQGEVSWNSPWGEGRPGWHIECSAMSTCCLGDTFDIHGGGPDLPFPHHENEIAQSEGATGQKYVNYWMHAGAIRVNKEKMSKSLGNFFTIRDVLESYPAEVVRYFLVSSHYRSQVDYSEGSLKEAQSALSRLYTALRDVLPVETVGDDSDYLNEYRARFQSAMNDDFNTPEALAVMFDLVKELNRAKADSDGRVGKLAGLLKEFGEILGVLQLDAEAFLKSSGSFGEDLISEEEVEMLIADRVNARNSKDWAESDRIRDYLKDAGIILDDRKEGTVWRRG
- the tig gene encoding trigger factor, whose amino-acid sequence is MQVSVETTSSIERRMTIGVPAEQVESEVQKRLQQTAKTVKINGFRPGKVPFNVVKKRYGQGVRQEVLGEVMRNAYVEALAEEKITPAGYPKFETKSVEDGKDLEFVAVFDVYPEFEPADMSGISIERETAEIKKTDIKNMIDVLRRQHATPKSVKRKAKKKDVLTIDFKGTIDGEEFAGGSAEDSKVTLGSGQMIPGFEDGLIGSKPGEELTLDVTFPEDYQNKELAGKAAQFAVTVKANEEMILPEMNQEFFSKYGIEDADEEKFTAEILKNMERELAQAVNNKVKQQIVDQLVEINEFDVPGTMVDQEIDRMREDAVRQFGGGQMKAADLPAELFKDQAEKRVRTGLIFSAIVKANDISVNAEKVDEKIAQIASTYQDPEQVIEYYKGNQEQMAQIESVVLEDQVVELVLDKASVKDKKVSYEDAVKPAAQPVA
- the folD gene encoding bifunctional methylenetetrahydrofolate dehydrogenase/methenyltetrahydrofolate cyclohydrolase FolD is translated as MSANLIDGKAIAASVRKKVADGVKERVNKGLRVPGLAVVLVGEDAASQVYVKNKTNACEEVGFHSRSYKLESSATQEELEVLVDRLNEDREIDGILVQLPLPQHLNADKILEQIRPDKDVDGFHPFNLGKLAQRLPLLRPCTPKGIMTLLESTGETIRGKDAVIVGASNIVGRPMGLELLLAGCTVTTTHRFTQNLDQKISQADIVVVAVGKPGIVKGEWIKPGAIVIDVGINRLDSGKLVGDIEFDTAKENASWITPVPGGVGPMTVATLMENTLYAADKLHS